In the bacterium genome, CGCGGCGCGGGAAGGCGCACGAGGCGGCAGGGGTGGCGCGCCGCGATGCCGGCGCTGTCGTCGGCGGAGCCGTCGTCGACGACGACGACCTCGCCGTCGGGCTGCGCCGCGGCGCACGCGGCCGCGAGGCACGCGTCCAGCGTGCGCGCGCCGTTGCGGACGGGTATGACGACCGAGATCACGTCAGGGATGATAGAGCGGGCGCGAAGAAGCCCGCAAGAAGGTGCAGGCTTGTGCTCGAGCCCGCCTGCACCCCGGCTTCCCGTCTGTCACGAGAAGCACCGTCTCCAGACACGGCCAACGCCGGCGCGAACCGCGCAGGTCCCGGGCAGGAAGAAACAAAGCGCCCGCCGGTGGGGCGGCCCCGAAACGGGGGCCGTCCGGCGGGCGCTGCGGGTGCGGTTGCCGGGCCGCGACCTAGGCCTTCTTGATGTAGATGTCCCAGGCGCCGTCGCCGACCTTCTCGACCTCGCACGTGTACCCCTGCTTCTCGCAGAACTTGGGGATCGACTCCTCGGCGGAGGCGGGGG is a window encoding:
- a CDS encoding glycosyltransferase → MISVVIPVRNGARTLDACLAAACAAAQPDGEVVVVDDGSADDSAGIAARHPCRLVRLPAPR